The following are encoded in a window of Nakamurella sp. A5-74 genomic DNA:
- a CDS encoding Ku protein: MRSIWKGSVAFGLVNVPVRLYSATEDRDVKFSQVHGKDGGKIRYQRICELDGEVVPFAEIEKAYNSEDGQTIVLSAEDFKSLPSEEDREIAVQSFVPTEQVDALMYDKAYYLEPAGKSAKPYQLLLETLEKTDRLAIVSFALRQKTRLAALRVRDGILVLQTLLWPDEVREAEFPALEDPVKLSPAEKKMATMLVDSFADDFHPENFTDSYRAELQQLIDAKLEGGEAFPTKTADDDGEDAEVVDLLAALERSVAKRKEAGSGPSAKKTTPAKKATGAKTTAARAKAADKDDDEDEDEKPARRRSSKAG, from the coding sequence ATGCGATCCATCTGGAAAGGCTCCGTTGCGTTCGGGCTGGTCAACGTGCCCGTGCGGCTGTACAGCGCGACCGAGGACAGGGACGTCAAGTTCTCCCAGGTCCACGGCAAGGACGGCGGGAAGATCCGCTACCAACGCATCTGCGAACTCGACGGCGAGGTGGTCCCGTTCGCCGAGATCGAGAAGGCGTACAACAGCGAGGACGGGCAGACCATCGTCCTGTCGGCGGAGGATTTCAAGAGCCTGCCCTCGGAGGAGGACCGGGAGATCGCGGTCCAGAGCTTCGTCCCGACCGAGCAGGTGGACGCGCTGATGTACGACAAGGCCTACTACCTGGAGCCGGCCGGCAAGTCCGCCAAGCCCTACCAGCTGCTGCTGGAGACGCTGGAGAAGACCGATCGGCTGGCCATCGTCAGTTTCGCCCTGCGCCAGAAGACGCGGCTCGCCGCACTACGGGTGCGGGACGGCATCCTGGTGCTGCAGACCCTGCTCTGGCCGGACGAGGTCCGCGAGGCGGAGTTCCCGGCGCTCGAAGACCCGGTGAAGCTCTCCCCGGCCGAGAAGAAGATGGCCACCATGCTCGTCGATTCGTTCGCCGACGACTTCCACCCGGAGAATTTCACCGACAGCTACCGCGCCGAACTGCAGCAGCTGATCGACGCGAAGCTGGAAGGCGGCGAGGCGTTCCCGACGAAGACCGCCGACGACGACGGTGAGGACGCAGAGGTGGTCGACCTGTTGGCCGCCCTCGAACGCAGCGTCGCCAAGCGGAAGGAAGCGGGCAGCGGACCGAGCGCCAAGAAGACGACCCCCGCCAAGAAGGCGACCGGCGCCAAGACCACGGCCGCCCGCGCGAAGGCCGCGGACAAGGACGACGACGAGGACGAGGACGAGAAGCCGGCTCGTCGACGGTCGTCGAAGGCCGGCTGA
- a CDS encoding DUF6458 family protein yields MGIGIGIVLLVIGAILAFAVNFDISGIDVHIIGYIVMAGGLIALLFGLAVQLPRTRRNRSTAITTDQAGRQYVTERDDRIDGI; encoded by the coding sequence ATGGGTATCGGCATCGGCATTGTGCTGTTGGTGATCGGCGCGATCCTCGCCTTCGCGGTCAACTTCGACATCAGTGGAATCGACGTCCACATCATCGGCTACATCGTGATGGCCGGCGGTCTGATCGCTCTGCTGTTCGGTCTGGCGGTCCAGCTGCCGCGCACCCGGCGCAATCGCTCGACCGCGATCACCACTGATCAGGCCGGGCGCCAGTACGTCACCGAGCGTGACGATCGGATCGACGGCATCTGA
- a CDS encoding GlsB/YeaQ/YmgE family stress response membrane protein, producing the protein MIGFIIMLIVIGLIAGAIGRLVVKGTGGMSIPLTILLGIIGSFVGGFLGRLFFGADSKDGWFQASGIIGSIIGAIIVVFLFVRFSGKKSIS; encoded by the coding sequence ATGATCGGCTTCATCATCATGCTCATCGTCATCGGCCTGATCGCCGGCGCGATCGGCCGTCTCGTGGTCAAGGGCACCGGTGGCATGTCCATCCCCTTGACCATCCTGCTCGGGATCATCGGAAGCTTCGTCGGTGGTTTCCTCGGCCGCCTGTTCTTCGGGGCGGATTCCAAGGACGGCTGGTTCCAGGCCTCCGGCATCATCGGTTCCATCATCGGTGCGATCATCGTCGTCTTCCTCTTCGTCCGGTTCTCCGGCAAGAAGTCGATCAGCTGA
- a CDS encoding TetR/AcrR family transcriptional regulator: protein MSTEQPGSSGTGSSGSGSSGTGSKKPTARAIARESLTAEILVLARRHLVEHGADGLSLRAISRDLGMVSSAIYRYFPSRDDLLTALIVQSYGNLGDAVASAGDQPDASLRQRFIDICGAVRVWAKGHPQEWALIYGSPVPGYQAPQTTIEPATRVILLVFDVVVAAWGAGRLEVGDTELDPVLVMQAAQVLDGLGRTAEVPPIVVVRAAECWTYLLGVVSSELFGQLANTFDPADRFALWCWANLADRIGLR, encoded by the coding sequence ATGTCCACCGAGCAGCCTGGATCGAGCGGGACCGGATCGAGCGGCAGCGGATCGAGTGGGACCGGGTCCAAGAAGCCGACAGCGCGGGCGATCGCTCGCGAGTCGCTCACGGCGGAGATCCTGGTGTTGGCTCGTCGTCATCTGGTGGAGCACGGAGCGGACGGGCTGTCGCTGCGCGCGATCTCGCGTGATCTGGGGATGGTGTCCTCCGCGATCTACCGCTACTTCCCGAGCCGGGACGACCTTCTGACCGCGCTGATCGTGCAGTCGTACGGAAATCTCGGCGACGCGGTGGCGTCAGCTGGGGATCAGCCGGATGCGTCCTTGCGACAGAGATTCATCGACATCTGCGGGGCGGTGCGCGTGTGGGCAAAGGGCCATCCGCAGGAGTGGGCCCTGATCTACGGCTCCCCGGTGCCCGGGTACCAGGCGCCGCAGACCACCATCGAGCCGGCAACGCGGGTGATCCTGCTGGTGTTCGACGTAGTGGTGGCGGCGTGGGGTGCCGGCCGGCTGGAGGTCGGAGACACCGAACTCGACCCGGTACTGGTGATGCAGGCGGCTCAGGTGCTGGACGGCCTGGGCCGCACGGCGGAGGTGCCGCCGATCGTCGTGGTGCGGGCCGCCGAGTGCTGGACGTACCTGCTCGGCGTGGTCAGCTCGGAGCTCTTCGGCCAGTTGGCGAACACGTTCGATCCGGCCGACCGGTTCGCCCTGTGGTGCTGGGCGAACCTGGCCGACCGGATCGGACTGCGCTGA
- a CDS encoding nitroreductase family deazaflavin-dependent oxidoreductase, whose amino-acid sequence MTAPANATPWVQQQLEKIDAAGGDTSVVDVMGLPIVVVTMTGAKSSQPRRVPLMRVEHDGNYAAVGSKGGDAKDPVWVNNIKADPHVTVLDGTQSHTLRSREITGDERAQWWDRCVAAYPPYAEYQTKTDRLIPVFLLEPTS is encoded by the coding sequence ATGACCGCTCCCGCGAATGCCACTCCCTGGGTCCAGCAGCAGCTCGAGAAGATCGACGCGGCCGGTGGCGACACCTCCGTCGTCGACGTGATGGGCCTACCGATCGTCGTGGTGACGATGACCGGCGCCAAGAGCAGCCAGCCACGTCGAGTCCCGTTGATGCGCGTCGAACACGACGGCAACTACGCGGCCGTCGGCAGCAAGGGCGGCGACGCCAAGGACCCGGTCTGGGTGAACAACATCAAGGCCGACCCGCACGTCACCGTGTTGGACGGTACCCAGTCGCACACCTTGCGGTCACGTGAGATCACCGGCGACGAGCGGGCGCAGTGGTGGGATCGCTGTGTCGCCGCCTACCCGCCGTACGCCGAGTACCAGACGAAGACCGACCGCCTGATCCCCGTCTTCCTTCTCGAACCGACCAGCTGA
- a CDS encoding SRPBCC family protein → MGAPGRADRTVTVQRAIDATPNTIFEVLADPSRHSDLDGSGTLRGEARGPVRLSAGAKFSMAMQQGRANYRSLNRVIEFDEGRALAWETVGEYRGRRFVGGHRWRFQLIPQESAPGQDSTSTLVLHSYDWGAALAAPVIRALGYPRRAVGSMERTLQRLADTISSENDRSGS, encoded by the coding sequence GTGGGCGCTCCGGGGCGCGCTGACCGAACCGTCACGGTCCAGCGCGCGATCGACGCCACCCCGAACACGATCTTCGAGGTGCTCGCCGATCCGTCCCGGCACAGCGACCTCGACGGCTCCGGAACTCTGCGGGGGGAGGCGCGCGGGCCTGTTCGGCTCTCCGCCGGCGCGAAGTTCTCGATGGCGATGCAGCAGGGCAGGGCGAACTACCGCTCGCTCAACCGGGTCATCGAGTTCGACGAAGGCCGGGCGCTGGCCTGGGAGACCGTCGGGGAGTATCGCGGCCGGCGGTTCGTCGGCGGACACCGCTGGCGCTTCCAACTGATCCCGCAGGAGTCGGCCCCCGGCCAGGACAGCACCTCGACCCTGGTCCTGCACAGCTACGACTGGGGCGCAGCGCTGGCCGCGCCGGTGATCCGCGCGCTGGGGTATCCGCGCCGCGCCGTCGGCTCGATGGAGCGGACCCTGCAGCGGCTGGCCGACACGATCAGCTCTGAGAACGATCGCTCCGGCAGCTGA
- a CDS encoding CGNR zinc finger domain-containing protein, with product MLFTHDTDLMLQCAAALVNTAPSDASGEPERMLSRDDLFRYFRSWQYTGALLGTEAELQEVRAMRSRLRRAWQLDTEALVDEVNLLLQEGQALPQLVNHSDLGWHVHATRADQPFAVRVGVEFAVAAIDVIRADGINRLRVCEADGCDDVLVDLSKNRSKRFCDTTCGNRENVAAYRARQRAAD from the coding sequence ATGCTGTTCACCCATGACACCGACCTGATGCTGCAGTGTGCCGCCGCTCTGGTGAACACCGCGCCGAGCGACGCGAGCGGGGAGCCGGAGCGAATGCTGTCCCGGGACGACCTGTTCCGCTACTTCCGCTCCTGGCAGTACACCGGCGCCCTGCTCGGCACCGAGGCAGAACTGCAGGAAGTGCGCGCGATGCGGAGCCGTCTGCGGCGGGCCTGGCAGCTGGACACCGAGGCGCTGGTCGACGAGGTGAACCTGCTGTTGCAGGAAGGTCAGGCGCTGCCGCAGCTGGTGAACCACAGTGACCTGGGCTGGCACGTCCATGCGACCAGGGCGGACCAGCCGTTCGCTGTGCGAGTAGGCGTTGAATTCGCGGTGGCGGCGATCGACGTGATCCGGGCCGACGGCATCAACCGGCTCCGGGTGTGCGAGGCCGACGGGTGCGACGACGTACTGGTCGATCTGTCGAAGAACCGTTCCAAGCGGTTCTGCGACACCACCTGCGGTAATCGGGAGAACGTCGCTGCCTACCGTGCCCGGCAACGAGCCGCGGACTGA
- a CDS encoding EamA family transporter has translation MTASTAAAPTTTRTRSMPLTGVIAGLIASATFGSSGIAARPLLDAGWTPDAIVLLRIGIPAILLLPVSGWMMRGRWPILRERAGIVALFGVFGIAAAQVCYFNAVQYLSIGVALLMEYSGILLVVAWQWLRTRLRPANATLVGAAIAVVGLTLILDVFGAASVSVPGILWGLGAAVGLAVYFVLGARTEDGLPSLVVVSAGMVVGVLVLLAVAAVGLLPIHFGSSTVTLVGVQLSWIVPVLYLSLVTSLLAYQVGIAAAKILGSTMASFFGLTEVLFAVLIAWLLLGEKPSALQLFGGVLVLGGVVLVRVGEYGSTSRTLGDGDPASGPTIIEATPAG, from the coding sequence ATGACCGCCAGCACTGCCGCCGCTCCCACCACGACCCGGACCCGCTCGATGCCACTGACCGGTGTGATCGCCGGACTGATCGCGTCCGCCACCTTCGGCAGCTCCGGCATCGCGGCTCGTCCGCTGCTGGACGCAGGGTGGACGCCCGACGCGATCGTGTTGCTGCGCATCGGGATCCCGGCGATCCTGCTGCTCCCGGTCAGCGGATGGATGATGCGCGGTCGCTGGCCGATCCTGCGCGAACGGGCAGGCATCGTTGCGCTCTTCGGAGTCTTCGGTATCGCCGCCGCCCAGGTCTGCTACTTCAATGCCGTCCAGTACCTGTCGATCGGCGTCGCCCTGCTCATGGAGTACTCGGGCATCCTGCTGGTCGTCGCCTGGCAATGGTTGCGGACCCGTCTGCGGCCCGCCAACGCCACGCTCGTCGGCGCTGCGATCGCAGTGGTCGGCCTGACGCTGATCCTCGACGTCTTCGGCGCGGCCAGCGTCTCGGTGCCCGGCATCCTGTGGGGTCTGGGCGCCGCGGTCGGGCTCGCCGTCTACTTCGTCCTCGGCGCCCGCACCGAGGACGGGCTCCCGTCGCTGGTGGTCGTCAGCGCGGGCATGGTGGTGGGGGTGCTCGTGCTGCTCGCCGTCGCCGCCGTCGGGCTGCTGCCGATCCACTTCGGGTCCAGCACCGTCACCCTGGTCGGCGTGCAGCTGAGCTGGATCGTGCCGGTCCTCTACCTGTCCCTCGTGACGTCCCTGCTCGCCTACCAGGTCGGCATCGCCGCAGCCAAGATCCTCGGCTCGACGATGGCCTCGTTCTTCGGCCTCACCGAGGTGCTGTTCGCCGTCCTGATCGCCTGGTTGTTGTTGGGGGAGAAGCCTTCCGCGCTACAACTGTTCGGCGGCGTCCTGGTCCTGGGCGGGGTGGTGCTGGTCCGGGTCGGCGAGTACGGCAGCACGTCACGAACTCTCGGCGACGGCGATCCGGCGAGCGGCCCGACGATCATCGAGGCCACCCCCGCCGGCTGA
- a CDS encoding long-chain fatty acid--CoA ligase yields MTNLARNLVDTADLHPDKPALILDDVHLDYRTVEEATRRMAGWLRAQGIEAGDRVALMLPNIPAFPVIYFGALRLGAVVVPMNPLFKSREVEYYLSDSGAKIIFAMPGEAAAGAAAAGARFVGIEGADAVALGGIIGEATPVDDVVDRADGDTAVILYTSGTTGRPKGAELTHHNLRSNAGTTLETLMPMGPGDVVMGCLPLFHVFGMTCGLNTAFSAGAALTLIPRFDPVKALDVIPRDKVTIFQGVPTMYGALLGQAAGREKDLETLRTCASGGASLPVELLRKFESTFGAAILEGYGLSETSPVASFNHPDAERKPGSIGFPIRGVEMAVVDDQGTEVANGEVGEIVIRGENIMKGYWNKPDATADAIRDGWFHSGDLAKRDEDGYYYIVDRIKDLIIRGGLNIYPREVEEVLYEHPSIVEAAVIGVPHEDLGEEVAAYIVVKPGETVDPAEVSQFVQDRLAAYKYPRHVNVIEALPKTATGKILKREIRQA; encoded by the coding sequence ATGACCAACCTCGCCCGGAACCTCGTCGACACCGCCGATCTCCACCCGGACAAGCCCGCGTTGATCCTCGACGACGTCCACCTCGACTACCGCACGGTCGAGGAGGCAACCCGCCGGATGGCCGGATGGTTGCGCGCGCAGGGCATCGAAGCCGGTGACCGGGTGGCCCTGATGCTGCCCAACATCCCAGCATTTCCGGTCATCTACTTCGGCGCGCTGCGACTGGGCGCAGTCGTCGTGCCGATGAATCCACTGTTCAAGTCGCGCGAGGTCGAGTACTACCTCAGCGACTCCGGTGCCAAGATCATCTTCGCGATGCCCGGCGAGGCTGCTGCCGGCGCAGCGGCAGCGGGTGCCCGGTTCGTCGGCATCGAAGGGGCCGATGCCGTGGCGCTGGGCGGGATCATCGGCGAGGCCACGCCGGTCGACGACGTCGTCGATCGCGCGGACGGCGACACCGCCGTCATCCTCTACACCTCCGGCACCACCGGCCGACCCAAGGGCGCCGAGCTGACCCACCACAACCTGCGCAGCAATGCGGGCACCACCCTCGAGACGTTGATGCCGATGGGTCCCGGCGACGTGGTGATGGGCTGCCTGCCGCTGTTCCACGTCTTCGGCATGACCTGCGGCCTGAACACCGCGTTCTCCGCCGGTGCGGCACTGACCCTGATCCCGCGGTTCGACCCGGTCAAGGCCCTGGACGTCATCCCCCGCGACAAGGTGACCATCTTCCAGGGCGTGCCGACGATGTACGGCGCGTTGCTCGGTCAGGCGGCCGGCCGCGAGAAGGACCTGGAGACGCTGCGGACCTGTGCCTCCGGCGGCGCATCCCTGCCGGTTGAGCTGCTGCGGAAGTTCGAGAGCACCTTCGGCGCCGCCATCCTCGAGGGTTACGGTCTGTCGGAGACCTCGCCGGTGGCCTCGTTCAACCATCCGGACGCCGAACGCAAGCCCGGATCGATCGGCTTCCCGATCCGCGGGGTCGAGATGGCGGTCGTCGACGACCAGGGCACCGAAGTCGCGAACGGCGAGGTCGGTGAGATCGTCATCCGCGGCGAGAACATCATGAAGGGCTACTGGAACAAGCCGGACGCCACCGCTGACGCGATCCGCGACGGCTGGTTCCACTCCGGCGACCTCGCCAAGCGCGACGAGGACGGCTACTACTACATCGTCGATCGCATCAAGGACCTGATCATCCGCGGCGGGCTCAACATCTACCCGCGGGAGGTCGAGGAGGTGCTCTACGAGCACCCGTCGATCGTCGAGGCGGCGGTGATCGGCGTGCCGCACGAGGATCTCGGCGAGGAAGTCGCTGCGTACATCGTGGTGAAGCCCGGCGAGACCGTCGATCCTGCAGAGGTGTCGCAGTTCGTCCAGGACCGGTTGGCGGCCTACAAGTATCCGCGGCACGTGAACGTCATCGAGGCTCTGCCGAAGACAGCCACCGGCAAGATCCTCAAGCGGGAGATCCGCCAGGCGTGA
- the deoC gene encoding deoxyribose-phosphate aldolase: protein MPPGADGSATIEVHPAATIPAAQLAGRLQHTLIGQAITEAEVRTHAQECLEFGFDAAVVPPTWVAAARQELAGSSVRVSSIIDFPYGMMTTAGRVAETKALVDAGVDELDATVNIALLLSHRVDRFVADLSALVQAASPVGVKVMLELPLLTATQRDKVVAAAVDAGVAFVKNASRGAVGIADPATISFLRRSVPPSVGVKAAGGIKTIEQVRALLIAGADLIGTSSSVSIVGGSARARGSLYSY, encoded by the coding sequence ATGCCGCCCGGCGCCGATGGATCAGCCACGATCGAAGTGCACCCTGCGGCAACGATCCCTGCCGCACAGCTGGCCGGGCGGTTGCAGCACACGCTGATCGGTCAGGCGATCACCGAGGCAGAGGTACGCACGCACGCCCAGGAGTGCCTCGAGTTCGGCTTCGACGCCGCTGTCGTGCCACCGACCTGGGTGGCGGCCGCGCGCCAGGAGCTGGCCGGCAGCAGCGTCCGGGTCAGCTCGATCATCGATTTCCCCTACGGCATGATGACGACGGCCGGCCGGGTGGCCGAGACGAAGGCTCTGGTCGACGCCGGCGTCGACGAGCTCGACGCGACCGTCAACATCGCCCTCCTGCTGAGCCACCGGGTGGATCGGTTCGTCGCCGACCTCAGCGCGCTGGTGCAGGCAGCCTCCCCGGTGGGCGTGAAGGTGATGCTCGAGTTGCCGCTCCTCACCGCAACCCAGCGCGACAAGGTGGTGGCCGCAGCGGTGGATGCCGGCGTCGCCTTCGTGAAGAACGCCTCCCGGGGCGCGGTCGGTATCGCCGACCCGGCGACGATCAGCTTCCTGCGGCGCTCCGTGCCCCCGTCGGTGGGCGTGAAGGCCGCCGGCGGGATCAAGACCATCGAACAGGTGCGCGCGCTGTTGATCGCCGGCGCCGACCTGATCGGCACCTCGTCGAGCGTGTCGATCGTCGGCGGATCGGCGCGCGCCCGTGGGTCGTTGTACAGCTACTGA
- the pdxY gene encoding pyridoxal kinase PdxY, with the protein MRILSIQSSVAYGHVGNSAATFPLQRLGHDVWPVNTVHFSNHTGYGRWRGPILDPADVREVIAGIDDRGVLGTVDAVLTGYQGSPGVAEVVLDTVAQVRALNPAASYCCDPVLGDVGRGFFVLPGIPAMMRDQVVPTANIITPNIFELAFLAGDGAVPPEGRQPELAGFADVSSLDDVLAAVEKVRATGPGTVLVTSVESANAAGVGDDEIGMLAVDDSGAHLVRTPRLPLSLNGLGDMTAALFLAHLPDGIEGALGRVASSVFAVMTATAAAGSREIRLIDAQEQIAHPAGEFVVEKIA; encoded by the coding sequence ATGCGCATCCTGTCCATCCAGTCCTCGGTGGCCTACGGCCACGTCGGCAACAGCGCCGCCACCTTTCCGTTGCAGCGGCTCGGGCACGACGTCTGGCCGGTCAACACGGTCCACTTCTCCAACCACACGGGCTACGGCCGGTGGCGCGGGCCGATCCTGGACCCGGCCGACGTCCGGGAGGTGATCGCCGGCATCGACGACCGCGGTGTGCTGGGGACCGTCGATGCGGTCCTGACCGGCTACCAGGGAAGCCCCGGGGTCGCCGAGGTCGTGCTCGACACGGTCGCGCAGGTGCGGGCACTGAACCCGGCGGCGAGCTACTGCTGCGACCCGGTGCTGGGCGACGTCGGGCGAGGGTTCTTCGTGTTGCCGGGCATCCCGGCGATGATGCGCGACCAGGTCGTGCCGACCGCGAACATCATCACCCCCAACATCTTCGAGCTGGCCTTCCTGGCCGGTGACGGAGCCGTCCCGCCCGAGGGACGCCAGCCGGAGCTGGCCGGCTTCGCCGACGTCTCCTCGCTGGACGACGTGTTGGCCGCGGTCGAGAAGGTGCGAGCCACCGGTCCTGGCACCGTGCTGGTGACCTCGGTCGAGTCGGCCAACGCGGCGGGCGTGGGGGACGACGAGATCGGCATGCTCGCGGTCGACGACTCGGGAGCTCACCTGGTGCGAACCCCGCGCCTTCCGCTGTCGCTCAACGGGCTCGGCGACATGACGGCAGCCTTGTTCCTGGCGCACCTGCCGGACGGCATCGAGGGAGCACTGGGGCGGGTCGCCTCCTCCGTCTTCGCCGTCATGACGGCCACTGCAGCGGCCGGGTCGCGGGAGATCCGGCTGATCGACGCCCAGGAGCAGATCGCTCATCCCGCCGGCGAGTTCGTCGTCGAGAAGATCGCCTGA
- a CDS encoding glycerophosphodiester phosphodiesterase family protein translates to MGSPLIRPLLLRCAVGALALTGCSTAGPPAGPGSASSTTSTAADLGTVRTIDLQAHRGGAGERSENTLPAFQHAMELGVTTLELDTHITKDRIVVINHDNDVNDEICQDTAPATTGDPEYPYAGKLIKNLTLAQLSTLDCGTTKNPTFPSQQPTAGARIVALSALFDLTKSLGDSTIRFNIEIKIDTDKLDESVPRQEFAQLLQEQITKAGMTKRVTIQSFDWPSLQVMHGIDPSLPLVALSSGIGAGLVAAATRIDGLTAVSPKLGDLTPEIVSEAHAAELKVIPWTVDSEADMTSMLALGVDGVITNYPSILRDLLQRNGFPVPPPT, encoded by the coding sequence ATGGGCTCACCGTTGATCCGTCCGCTGCTCCTGCGCTGCGCTGTCGGTGCGCTCGCGTTGACCGGGTGCAGTACGGCCGGTCCGCCGGCCGGCCCCGGCAGCGCGTCGAGCACCACCAGCACCGCAGCCGACCTGGGCACGGTCCGCACGATCGACCTCCAGGCCCACCGCGGTGGCGCGGGAGAACGCAGCGAGAACACCCTGCCCGCGTTCCAGCATGCGATGGAGCTCGGCGTCACGACGCTCGAGCTCGACACGCACATCACGAAGGACCGGATCGTCGTCATCAACCATGACAACGACGTGAACGACGAGATCTGCCAGGACACGGCACCGGCGACCACCGGAGATCCCGAGTACCCCTATGCCGGCAAGCTGATCAAGAATCTGACCCTCGCCCAGCTCTCCACGCTCGACTGCGGGACGACGAAGAACCCGACGTTCCCGTCCCAGCAGCCCACCGCCGGCGCTCGGATCGTTGCGCTGTCAGCGCTGTTCGATCTGACGAAGTCGTTGGGAGACAGCACGATCCGCTTCAACATCGAGATCAAGATCGACACCGACAAGCTCGATGAGTCCGTCCCCCGGCAGGAGTTCGCCCAGCTGCTGCAGGAGCAGATCACGAAGGCCGGAATGACGAAGAGGGTGACGATCCAGAGCTTCGACTGGCCCTCGCTGCAGGTGATGCACGGCATCGATCCGTCGCTCCCGCTGGTCGCCCTGTCCAGCGGGATCGGCGCGGGACTGGTCGCTGCGGCAACCAGGATCGACGGTCTCACGGCCGTCTCCCCCAAGCTCGGCGACCTGACACCGGAGATCGTCAGCGAGGCGCACGCCGCGGAGCTGAAGGTGATCCCGTGGACGGTCGACTCCGAGGCCGACATGACCAGCATGCTGGCGCTGGGGGTTGACGGCGTCATCACCAACTACCCGTCGATCCTGCGCGACCTGCTGCAGCGCAACGGCTTCCCAGTTCCCCCACCCACCTGA
- a CDS encoding ABC transporter permease: MTSLIKSETGSGASDPAPEPGARRRHGRVTPLLIVSKYGTLIAMAIMIVVFSITVDNGAFLTGGNLISIVNQSALTAIIACGLTMVLVVGEFDLSVGYAASLAGVLVTGLIANQGLPIAVAVLVTLATGAGVGAVNGLLVTKARVNAVVATLGVGTILTGLAFGYTAGSPIVAVPREFTYLALGKLLGLANPIWFMLLVVAVLWIILNRTASGQRIQAVGANRSAARLAGIRTDRSKISAFVIAGVCAAFTGILLASLLGSGTVSAADSYLMDSFAAVFLGSATLRDGEFHIVGTLIGVLVVNVGFNGLALLGTPTFWQYVFKGGILVVAVALSTIARRYARP, translated from the coding sequence ATGACGAGCCTGATCAAGAGCGAGACCGGTTCCGGCGCATCGGATCCCGCGCCCGAGCCGGGTGCCCGCCGCCGGCACGGCCGGGTGACACCGCTGCTCATCGTGTCGAAGTACGGCACGTTGATCGCGATGGCGATCATGATCGTCGTCTTCAGCATCACCGTCGACAACGGTGCCTTCCTCACCGGCGGCAACCTCATCAGCATCGTCAACCAGTCGGCGCTCACCGCCATCATCGCGTGCGGCCTCACGATGGTGCTGGTGGTCGGCGAGTTCGACCTGAGTGTCGGGTACGCCGCCAGCCTGGCCGGCGTCCTGGTCACCGGGCTGATCGCGAACCAGGGTCTGCCCATCGCGGTGGCCGTGCTGGTCACCCTGGCGACGGGTGCCGGGGTCGGCGCCGTGAACGGCCTGCTGGTGACGAAGGCCAGGGTCAACGCGGTGGTGGCCACCCTGGGTGTCGGCACCATCCTGACCGGCCTGGCCTTCGGCTACACCGCAGGCTCGCCCATCGTCGCGGTCCCCCGGGAGTTCACCTACCTGGCCCTTGGCAAGCTGCTGGGTCTGGCGAACCCGATCTGGTTCATGCTGTTGGTGGTAGCCGTACTGTGGATCATCCTGAACCGCACGGCTTCCGGACAACGCATCCAGGCAGTCGGTGCGAACCGCAGCGCCGCCAGGCTCGCCGGGATCCGCACCGACCGCTCGAAGATCTCGGCCTTCGTCATTGCCGGCGTCTGCGCAGCCTTCACCGGGATCCTGCTCGCGTCGCTGCTCGGCAGCGGCACGGTGAGTGCCGCCGACAGCTACCTGATGGACTCCTTCGCCGCCGTCTTCCTCGGTTCGGCCACCTTGCGGGACGGCGAGTTCCACATCGTCGGCACCCTGATCGGAGTGCTGGTGGTGAACGTCGGTTTCAACGGCCTGGCGCTGCTGGGAACACCGACCTTCTGGCAGTACGTCTTCAAGGGCGGGATCCTGGTCGTGGCGGTCGCCCTGTCGACGATCGCGCGCAGGTACGCAAGACCCTAG